AAGACTAAGATGGAGCATATGGTGATACGTATATTTCTTGAGAAATCCTTGTATATATTGGGAGTATCATGTGCGGTCTACTTAAATATGATAACTAAACAGAGtactaatataatattaatctgTTCTTGTAATGAAAGCTTTAAAAGGAACCGTAGCAAAAAATTGTTACAAACTTTGATGGTACTTAGAGTAGTACAGAAACATCTTTTAGAGAATTTGTTATTGTCGATAGGAAGTAGAAATAGATAATTTATGGCACctttaacactagatgaattcAAAAGTGCATCAAAGAGAGactccatttttttaatacaattatttaaatatctaacttctaatgaataattatttaataaataataagtttaacaaaaataattattattaattttaatgtataaaaCTCAAGATATAATccattattaaaagaaaattaaataaatattaactcaaaaacttatttttttcatatatttttatacttattttttaatttcaattttttttcttatatatagataaatgatcaatttttttcttatatatatataaatgatctagttttttttttcttaatttttttacagtaaGCACCGATCCAGTTGAAGCAACTGAACTTGGGGATAGAAATCTTTGGCCATGTGCTTTTGCAATTATAGCCTAGAAATCATTAGATCATTAAGATTAAATATtgttaaatactaaaatttaaatttgaacccTCGAAAATGTCTCTTATAATAGTACCTtttacatttttccttttttctcgtGCGAAAAGTGGgtgtcatatttatttttattcattattttcggttataattttgtttatacttaaaattatattttaaaataaaataaaataataaaataaaaatacagtatataatttattttcaatacttaaaaaataaaaacaaaatgaaaattttataattaaaaataaaaatactttttttaaaataaaatataaaatttcctCAACTTTTTATTTCAGCGTTTACTACTAcaattttaggatttttttgcaAAAGACAACACATCTTTTCACTTTTTCTAGCAAAAATTCATTCTTCATACATCatctatttgtttttatatatatataattttaatcttcttTCAGAATAGCATAATAAGAGTACGACTtgtaagagaaaaataagaaaaaacgtTACACAAAGTCAAAGACGTGTCATTACTTTCGCGTTTGTCGTGGAAAAATCACTGTAAATTAATGTAATGCTTATGACATATTGACATCTGGTTCGtgtcttttaatttaaactttttaaaataaaaaaaattaagaaaatttatataattagcgGTGATAATCAGTAGGAGACATTAATTTTAACATgtaatatgatttaataaatttaacaactagtacaattaaattcattaaaaaccaaattattaattaacattgtaaaattatttataaatagttaATGATAGATAcaaattaaagtttaattataatatttgtctcatattaaaacataaatgaatttaattgaataaatcTCATTTATTAAGTAACTATACAGATATATAATTACCTACATATATAACATCGTACAAGTTAATGTTACTATTCAACAcatgttttattaaatttgttttcgaaaaataataatttagatttcaatttttacaaaatttgataaaaataagctaacatttttataaaaataaataaatcaaccaTACAGTTAATTTAGATTATaatgaatcactttttttattgataagaaTAGAAGATAAATATCGAAAGTATATAATAATTCATTCAACCAACCAAATAAGTTATACCCACCATATATTAATGGATCACTTTAGTTAGaacttagaattaaaaaaaattaaacatatcacATTAAatgaagttgattttttttatgaatgcatAAACAATATTTAACGAACTCGCATTGTATTaagtcaatttttaattttttttcaaaagagtaaTTTCAAGAAtgcataaaagtaaaaaaaaaatataagtaatttgtatataattatatttataaaagaacatttttattttgaaagtttattattagtataaaattttctATAGAAACTACTTACAATaacttatcaaataattaagaatcggattttttttatttaagatatattattgtcataatttttacagtaatgatttataaaaaaaaaataccaacttAACAATGTAAGAATATTCACACTAActattcataaatttttattttttttaaaaaaacaaccactctaaaataaattaaaataatatttttgaatataacaatgattttttaaaagaagaagcCGGAACTGCAGGTTCGTTtgcagagaagaaaaaaaagaagtataaaataagatagtatttatatttttacactatttgaatttgatttctttgtATTCTATGGAATGTAACAAAAGAGAGGAAAAGGAATACTAACCACAAGATTGGCACCACCAGATGAAGGGAATGAAATGGGTTTGCTGATTTTGTAGTTTCCACCTTCCAAATCAATCACAACTCCTCCAAGGTCATTCACTCCTCCAACAAACTCAACACCTTTCTGTAACGCAAAAGCATCttcaacagctttcaaaatgcCATCACTGCTCTCTTCATTCCCTGTTGGGTCTGCACCATATTCACTCACGTACAGCACCCTCCCACTCTAATTAACACtcatcaaaatatcaaaatagttAATGAAATCAGTGGGAAAATATGCAATGTGCATGTACCTTAGCCTTACCTTCTTTGTTTCTGATGAAGAAGCAGGTGCTGATAACTTTTGAATCTTTTCATGAACTTTGGTCTTGAATTCTGACAGCTTTTTCTCTTTGTTGAAAGTGAAACATGTGGTTGCTTCTAGTTCTGCCAccacaaataataataagacaAAATACACCGCTGAGAATCTCATTCTTGACACAATTTTGAAATGGATTAATTTTTGCTTTAATTTCATAAGCAGAAGAACAGAACTGAGTGAATTTCTTCTAGTTCTAGAGGAGACTAGTTGGTGGGCACAAGCACGATgacttttgtgtgtgtgtgtgtttatgaAGGAGGTCACCTGAAAAAGGGAAAGGGCATGTTGGGTCATTGAATTGGTGGGTTCATCCCTTATAAATGTTAGCCTTAAAGAAGACACGGAAAGCGAAGGTAATTCTGGACTTTTATGTATGTTTTGTGCACCCAATGATACTAATGAAAGAACTAGAAAGGAAACAAGTATGCtggaaagaatatatatatatattttttaaacgttcagattgaaagaaataagagaaagacagaacaattttttttccactcgtttgtttggatagaaaataaagagaatgAAAACGAATTTTTGTAAAGACATATTTGCCCTTGATAATAATATcaacattaatattatatattatcataaataaaatttaatataatgttttgaataaaaagctaaaaagaAATAGTATCTCACGAAAAATAACTTGTTTCGAGAATTGCACCTATAAGCTAGATTAAGGAaaactattttcttaaaatataaagatcTAAAATGGAACAAAGCATTTTGGTTTGTTAACAAGGTTAATATAGTAAATTCAAGCAATAATgctctttctcttttgttttcctttcattggagaagagattttatttttaagtaagtCTCacgtttatttttctttcttttccgaTTCTCTCCCTATTATttgaataatgtaaaattatcttttcttttctacttCTCTCctcttatttgaattaaaaaataaataaaaaagatagaaaaatggGAAGGAAAGAAGTTATGTTAGAAAGTAACTTCCATTCTTATGAAAATATAATGGAGTGTTTATTTacacttttatttcttgtttctattttttgtttttattttttaattacaaaattaccaccttatttttaatgtgtttcttgtttttaaagtttgtacacaaaatagataaaaaaaaaatgttttcaatgTTTCAAGAATACATAAAAGATTCTAGTAACAATTGATTGAATTTCTTTGAAGTTACTTCTCACCATCAATACAAGACCTTTACCCTAAAACTTTGTTATATTTGATGGCTTAAACATAAAAGATCAAACAGCCCAAGATGATTTCATCATCCTATAAGAAACatagatagaaaaaaataaaaaattagaaaattaaatgaaataaaaaatttcaagtccGAATAGAACCGAACTTTAGCCTCAATTAGTTTTGCCTaaagcaaataaaaagaaacgtCGTAAAAGCTATAAaattccaagaagcaaaggcaGTATATATTCTTCAATGTTGGCTGCAGATTCGATTAGctttatttagaaaagaaaaaaaaattccaattctccttttttttttctttccaaaagtACTTTTTCTCCGTAAAGTTTCACGGTATGTTTTAACAAAGATATaagtgttatttatttatttttaaaaaatattagaaatacaCCTTCTAACACATTAATATAAGCAAAAGTTTTATTAACAAGAAATGTCTAACGCTCTTTGTATTTggttgttaaaatttattaaaaatcataaaattttatgaatctTAAGtcatatttaatgaatttcttttttaattttataatttttaataaatttcaatcaatagaATACTATATAAAGATTACATTAGAAAATATATTCCTAAtactcttctttattttttgaaaataaatatgtttaaacagtcttttaactttaaaaattaatattaaaaaaaagtaaactaaacaaatatgtgtatttttttttacctttttagattattatcaaatttaagtTATTTAGAAGGAACTTGTGTCGGTTAGATTTCTCGGTTTCCCTATTGTACCTAAAAGGCAAGGTTGTGTATTTGGTCAATTTGATGCACAATACTGTAAGGCATGAGATGTGATCATGTGAACCCAGGGTAGAGCcaactttttcttttgatttaagGATTAAACAATAGAACCTTGCTTTCTGAGACCAAAATAAGCAAAGAAATGATTTAAACATTATTCAAAACTTACACCAAGTTTGTTGTATTCTTGCACATTGTTTGATCAAGTAATAATATACAGATGACCCTTTATTACATAACTTCTATTAAATGTgttgtaaaattaatataaatattcacATGACTTGATTGCAAGGatgtaaagaaattaattttaatcttgtgACTGAAAATTCTGGAAGACATCAAAGCTCAATTTTTTGTGAACAGTGCTCTATTCTTATAACAAAATTGCAAGCGCCCAACTGACAATTGATTTTTGGAAGACATCTTGACGACTTAAGTAACGATAAAGGaataacaaattttgataaaaataaaaacttcagGCCTTCTCTaccattttctcttttaatgaaTGTAAGTAATTGAATTCAAGCTCTATTCTCTTGGTTTTCatggagaattttttttatatctctgTGTACACTAGATTGTGAATCTTAATTAATCTACTCAAGTAGTAGCTTCACTAAACTGATGCATGGTGAATATCAAGTGCTATCCTCAAGAGCaccaaaaaggaaataaaaaatgataactgTCTTTTATGAATGGGAAAAAGAACATTGCACACACAAGTGCAACTCCAATGCCTTGGCATTCTACTTCACAATGTTTGAGTACTGGACCAGTTTGCTTGGGCAAGAAAGGATCAATTCTGACCcaaatcaaagagaaaattgaTGCTAGAAGAATTGACCAAAGAACAACAATAGTAGGAGTCCTGTTTTGCCTTCCCATGAGACCTTTGAGGAAAGGATATAGGTGGACAATGACCCAAAAGGCAAAGAATAGCTTCCCAAACAAAGGACCCCACGAACCATAGCCATTGTTAATGGCATCAGAGACTCCAGCCACAACTCCCACCATATTCAAGATTATAAGAGTGGTTGGTGGGATGAGAAGTGTTGTCCACTTGAACAGATACAACTCTTCAAATTCAGTATCATATGTTGCTCTGGCTGTGACAGTGAAATTGGCGTCCACTCCTCCAAGAACCTTAAGGAGACCTTGGAATACGACGAAAAGGTGTGCAGAAACACCTCCAATGACCCAAAATTGTTCATTGCGCCACAAGTCTTCAATGCTAACCCCACTCCACCTAAGCTCTAGGACACTAGTTACAATGATGGAGATGAATAGAGCCATGAACCATACACTAGCAAGGTTGGTCAACTGCATCGAGTAAAACTTGTCAGCAAGGGATAAAACTAATATAAACACTAGCGATGAAAGTGATCAAAACTAAGGAAAACAAATCATTTTGGACAAAACTTTGATACAATTTTATAGGTGTTGTTTTTGTTATCCAACATTGGAGTTTCACCTAAGTATCAGCGGTTCTgcgtaataaaaatttattacgtAGATTATCAAGGTACgtaaaactctaattttgattATAGAACAGTACAGAAGTACCTAAAGAACTGTGTATAACTTTCTTCCAATTATTTATCTTAgtaaagtgataaaaaaaaagtaagtaatAATTGTGTACTTATAGTAGGGATGATGAACTTTCCAGTAAGAAGGCACACTGCCGAAATTGTGCAGTATACAAGTAGAGTGATGGAAGTGAGTGGATAAACAATGGTATTAGTATAAGCCAACCTCTCTAGCCATTTCAGCTTTCCTCCATAGCCATACCACAATGGACAATGGTGACTAAGGCAAATTTCAACAGAACCAAGAGCCCATCTCAGAACTTGGTGTAACCTATCTGATAGATTTATTGGGGCAAATCCCTTGAAAGCTGGTCTCTTTGGCATGTAGTATGCTGATTTCCATCCTCTACAATGCATTTTGAACCCTGTTAAAATATCTTCTGTGACTGAGCCATAAATCCATCCAATCTGCATGGAAACAAATTTGTTAAGACgacttgaatattttttttttttttaagtgcatGGCTTTTTGGAGCAAATGAATACCTAATCTGAGTCAAATGTAGCACCAAGCAAATCCAAATGTTCCTTCATCTTAAAAGTTTAGGCTCATTGTAATTAATGAGATTGATTACCTCTTTGCCCCATTCAGTCTTTTCTTCATAGCCACAGCTTATAACATGAATAGCTTCCTTGATAAGTGATTGGCTATTGGTGCCTTCAGGAAGTCCACCATTTTCCATCAGAGTGGAAGCAATGAAAACTGGTGACTGTCCGAATCGTTTCTCAAATTGTTTCTGGGACATGAGGGATGATTTCTCTATCCCATCATAGCCTTCAAGCCCTTCTTCAATCTCTTCAAAATCAAACATGGACTCAGACCCTCTCCTAACATAATTCTTccccatcattttcttcttcttgctgTATAATCTACTAAATAGaccccctcctcctcctcctgatTTCTTCTTTGACTTGGATTTCCTTGATCCACCACAACAACAGCAACTCCATGAAGGGCAGCAGTCACAAGTCATCTTTGGCCTTTTCTCAGATACTGGTGGATCATATCCATATAATGCCTGCCTATTAAACACACATCCAGTACCGACATAAACCGGACCTTGAATCCCATCAAGGGCTTTCAGATTGATCTGGCATGAAAGCAACATTGAAAACACGCATTAAAGGTCAGTGCAATGCTGTTTGCACATATTATGATATAGTTTAGGTGAGTGGCACTTACATCAAAGAACACAAAGTTCCGATTAGCATATCTATCATGCCGATCAATACCATCGAATCTTTGCGGAAATTGGACATAACAGAGCTTATTCCCTAGTTGGGGGTCCATCAGAAAGCACATGGCCTCTCGGATAGCCTTGCTGTTGTTGATGTAATGGCCACTGTCCAGATTTAACATGAAATGTGCATTTGAAAGCACAGCAGAAACTCGAACCTGTTAAGTATAGACAGCAAAGAAAGAGTTATAGACAGGTTTTCTAATATCATAGTCATGCATGAAAAAACCAACATAATGTCAAGATTTTGGACCTACCAAAGCATTCATAGCACCAGCTTTCTTGTGGTGGTTATAGCCAGGACGCTTTTCACGTGAAATATACACAAGTCGTGGCAGTTCCTTGCCTTCTACGTCCAATGCACCACCACTTCCTAAATATACCTGCAAAGGTAAGTCCATGAGCCACATCACCAGAGAACCAGCTATTCCAATCATTAGTTCATTTGTTTATGTTACACTCttaggaaagaaaaatagtaatgCATGAAGAGGTGCCTAATTTAATAGATATTCAAGTGTTCctattatgttttgtttgttcctTCATTATAAGATAATAGAGAGTACACAAAACAATAACTAACTAGAGGATTTGAATCATAGCCAAACCTGAATCATTCCTGGATGATCACGAGTGTTGTTCCCAGACCAAGGGGTGCCATCCTGCATTACCCAACCCTCGTCTGGTTTCTTCTGTGCTTTTTCCACTAAGGCATTAATTTTCActttaaattcttcatataCTCTTTGCAGTGgagcaaaaacaaaagaatagctataaatataaatgaagtAACAAAATACGATAAACTATTACAGCGTCTAGGATCCATGGTCCTGGTTAATTTCTACATGACATGTAatcaacttttttaatttacaaaagagtTAACAAAATTCAGTTACGTGTCACGTGGAGTGGAGATTATCCTAGACCATAATAGTTCCAAATCATGTAATAGTTCCTAGATCACGTGTTTATCTCTTATAGTAAACTTAAATAAGTTGTTAATAAGTTTTTCAAGACAAACCCTATATTGATTATATGTTATGGCTCCAAAATGTGCTTTCCTTATCTGGTGGGGTGGTTTGAATTCTTTTTACTGTCTTGGAAATGTGAACACATATTTGTTGGCCCAGGTGGTGGTAGTTTCCTTATCTCAtgagtaaaaatttaaaaaacaatcataTTACGAAAAAGTAAAAGACTAGCTGCGTTTGCCGGGAGTCGAACCCGGGTCTATTGCTTGGAAGGCAATTATCCTAACCGTTGGACTACAAACGCTTTGATGTTGTTAATCACTTCAAAAATATAGATCTATCTAAAACACGTTTAACTATAACTCAAATTTATGCAACACATGTATTTATGAAATATATGATGTCTATTCTAtaattatatcattaattatttaaattttattattaatagtattaaatattattatttaaactaaTGTATTTCTATAAAATAGAATATTAGTAAAATACTAAATCACTCTCCAGTGTCATAAAATTTGCTTGACATTCATTTGTTCGTTTAAAGATTAACAATATCAAATAAACAGTGAAAATAACGTTAAAATAGTTATCCTATCAAATaactatatatcaaaataaagatttttttatatcttaataTTTCGAAGAATAATTAGTTGATAACACAAATATTTGAAGGACCAAATTAATGTCATATGAACCAAAAGAATAAagtaataatttgattttaaaaaataaagtgttaaAATTTGAGTTACACGcacatgattgattttttttttttaaaaggcattaatatgatttattaacaaaataaattgcATTATATTTTTCACATTATTAATATGATTGATTAACAACATAAGTTTTTTTCCCTACCTTCATAAAGTAATTAATTCATAACATATACTGTAAactttgaaatcttaaaaaagattcaagtgaaaaaaacgaaaagttaataatataaaaataaacacaagcaataaattaaacaatttagtCGATGAAAACTCAGATTGGCGAGCCCTATACGGCAGGTCATGTGTGCTCtctgttcaatttttttaaaaaagaaaaatgataattaaaaagatGGCATGACGTGGAATTGGTTGGTCAACTTGGCAAGTTGATATGATCAATAATCAAAATTGCCTTATGTCCATAATGTTTTAGAAAAACCCCATTTtgatatttagtttttaaatgtaCACCAGTTTGACCAATCAGCCTGAGCAACTATAATTCAGACTCCCAAAGTTATTTTTCCTCTTCTATCGTTATCGTTGACTACTAATTTTAAACACCCCTTCTTATTGATTTTggtactaaaatttttaatttttttccccgaAATttcaatgttaataattttaaagccAATTCAATTTAAAACTGAAGTATAAATCTCATAAGAGAAgtgattttatataaaatagatgAGTGGCAATTACAGGACAGGAGAGTAATATAAGTAACTATTTCCAGCTTGGTCAGCGTTACACAACACATGTCAAATGCTAATTTGAATGTCTAAGATTGGGAGATCCTAACGATGAatttctactatgaaaaatgacTACTTGCTTATTACATCTACTGCACGCATGCAACATGAAAGTGATCAATCAGTGAGTGTTTTAAGACAATTCAATAACTGATCATCCTTATTGACAATGTCAGATATGAAGAAATAGGAAAATGTACACACTTCTGAGTTCAGGCATGTCTGATGAACTCTCCATCTACAGCAAGAATTCCCTAAGGCACCTATGCATTTTCACTATTTAATTAGAGTGAACAACAAAAAGACAAACTCAGGAGTCTGTTACATGCTGCTCTCTAGAAAACGAGCAAAGCTAAGGTACTTGGGCTCCCACCCAACTACCTGGCTGgttcttgtgttatttaatcTCTTTCCAAGAGGGCCATCAGTTCCTGTAAATGCAAATGCAAAGGCAAAGATAGAAATCAAAGGAAATATATAAACTACACAGGTAGGTAAACATGATAAAGTAATGATAGTATTATTTCCATATTGTTTTACTATGATAGAACTCACCAGTAAACTTGTCAAATTTTTTACTGAATTTCCCACTTTTATTAACCAGATCCATCATTTCTTGCCTGAAAACACATCAGCAGTGTGAGTGTGAGAATGTTTCTTTTAAccaaaaagtgaaagaaaaaaaaatcatgacagTCTGATTGACTGGCAGAAACATCCtgcaagaataatcaagaataATTTGACAAGTTAAAGAGAAAGCAGCCAACCTAGACAAAGGATGATTATCACAACCCAAGAAAATCTGTCCACGGAAGTTTTTCTTCAAGATTGCAACTGAGAGGGAAGCTGCATCCTGGTGTGGAAGCATGTCAAAATGAGCACCAATTTTATCCCCATCATAAGCACCACTACTAAATACATTAAAGAATGTAAATTGTACTAGAAAAGTATCAAAAGCTTATTAAAAGGAAGATGTGTCTCAGCATGAAATACAAACATCATAAAAAATTGGCAAGTAGGATTAAAATTGACAAAGCAAATAGAGGGGACAACCTCAACTAGAATATATTAGCCAAAGGTTTCTATGGAAGATTCTCAGATAATGTGATCATTGtgaacattttttcatttttcaaaaggGTTGACTAGTTTCATTGAGCCAAgcattttatatttaacatttGCTTAAAACCAAGCAGGCTATcacttataattataaataaataaaaaaagctcAAAACAGTTCATGAACCAAAACTAGAACATTCAACAAGCTACAGTAGACTTGATAAGAATGCTCATGTTGAGAGATAAGTCTACTGAGCTACAGTCAAAGTAACACTTTCGACTTTTTCTAGAAATTCCTAGAAGTACGTGATGGGCAAGCTCAAGAGTAAAATTAAGACAATTTAAGCCACAAAACATTGACAACATTACACTAGGTTGCAACCATATCCAACaactatttttataatgttatgGGTTTTGTGAGTGAATTGTAACTCGGAGGATTTGAGGTAAACATTCCTAACACCTAGCCTGTAGAGGCTACAgtagattaaaataatattattcgaCAAATGAAAATCCCAATAGATGATTGGGAATGGATGTAGGTCCCAATTTTGGCCAAAGTAGCACAGAAAAAACTCAAAGAAGTGTTTACACCACTTACTGTAACTGCTGCTTATATTCCAATGCTTATATTTTAGATAATGCTTTAATCCCATGATTGTTTTTGCTTagaaaagagagggtaaaaaAGCCAAAAGCTCCCTTTTCAATATTCATAAGCTTTTCCAAACACAAGTTTGCCTCTCTGCATCATAGTTGTTTTCATTCACGCTCAGTTTCACCCAATTCAGCAATCTGCATGTGTCATGTTCTgttttatgatttaaatatatgtaaacCACGAAATGGATGTAATCTGTTTCCTATTGTGATTGATTTCCTGAAGAAATTAGAAAACTAGGCTGACTGAAGTTATACTTCGACAGTTCAATGATATTAAACAGAAGTAATAGGAAAAATAAGGAAAGTAAATACAGAAATAACTAAAGATGAAAGGGCACTCTGACCTCATAATGTATAAGATTCAGGATGTGATCAGGACGACTATCAACAACACCCTTTTCCAAGAAATAATTGTGTGCACCTCTATCTGCTTTGTAAAATTGGTCAAGGTTGCTATTAAATAAAAGCATAGTGGCAATGATCACTCAggttaaaacaatttttggtgATCCTAATAATTTGAATCCAACCAAGGATATATATAGTCCCGCCAATCTCACAACACAGCCACCAAACTCCAGTACCACATTTTCAGCTTTTAGAAGGACATCAACTCTGGGGCTCCTCCCAATAGGCACAACCGGAGAATCCTAAAGTGAAGTATATCCCATCAGGATAAATCAACAAACATCTAAACCACATAGAAAGGGAAACTCTGACACTATCAGTTGACCAATGTGAACAAGATACATAGGAATAGAAATGAAGTAATTGCATGTGTGCAATAAAAACAATTTGcatattatactattatttggAAAAAAGAAGTCTGTATCTTGGGGTAGACTGGAATTATCTccttaatttaaatcaaaacagagagaacaacaaaaaaaatatggcaATTTGGATGCATGACCCACCTCATCACATGGTCCATTATCATTACAATCATATGGAGCACTGCTTGATGTAAATAAGAAAGAACCTTCACCGTTCCAGCTTAATGCAGCTAGCCTGATTAGTTGGCAATCCACATCAATACATGAGTTCATAAGAAAACTACTACACTATCACAAATTTT
This genomic interval from Glycine max cultivar Williams 82 chromosome 5, Glycine_max_v4.0, whole genome shotgun sequence contains the following:
- the LOC100804718 gene encoding uncharacterized protein; amino-acid sequence: MMGTACFPTTNVVLKPQNLSGNFSTLCDNFRCLRFLTPKPPHLRSSHSKLGNRVKLTSFSMSKATHLKVSQAALSSTEESLSSSPRVIGEHDLLIVGPGVLGRLVAQKWSQELPGSQVYGQTVTTDHHNELIQMGINPSLKWTEATHKFPNVIYCAPPSRTPDYAGNIRLAALSWNGEGSFLFTSSSAPYDCNDNGPCDEDSPVVPIGRSPRVDVLLKAENVVLEFGGCVVRLAGLYKADRGAHNYFLEKGVVDSRPDHILNLIHYEDAASLSVAILKKNFRGQIFLGCDNHPLSRQEMMDLVNKSGKFSKKFDKFTGTDGPLGKRLNNTRTSQVVGWEPKYLSFARFLESSM
- the LOC100800808 gene encoding cellulose synthase A catalytic subunit 4 [UDP-forming] encodes the protein MESSSDMPELRSVYSFVFAPLQRVYEEFKVKINALVEKAQKKPDEGWVMQDGTPWSGNNTRDHPGMIQVYLGSGGALDVEGKELPRLVYISREKRPGYNHHKKAGAMNALVRVSAVLSNAHFMLNLDSGHYINNSKAIREAMCFLMDPQLGNKLCYVQFPQRFDGIDRHDRYANRNFVFFDINLKALDGIQGPVYVGTGCVFNRQALYGYDPPVSEKRPKMTCDCCPSWSCCCCGGSRKSKSKKKSGGGGGGLFSRLYSKKKKMMGKNYVRRGSESMFDFEEIEEGLEGYDGIEKSSLMSQKQFEKRFGQSPVFIASTLMENGGLPEGTNSQSLIKEAIHVISCGYEEKTEWGKEIGWIYGSVTEDILTGFKMHCRGWKSAYYMPKRPAFKGFAPINLSDRLHQVLRWALGSVEICLSHHCPLWYGYGGKLKWLERLAYTNTIVYPLTSITLLVYCTISAVCLLTGKFIIPTLTNLASVWFMALFISIIVTSVLELRWSGVSIEDLWRNEQFWVIGGVSAHLFVVFQGLLKVLGGVDANFTVTARATYDTEFEELYLFKWTTLLIPPTTLIILNMVGVVAGVSDAINNGYGSWGPLFGKLFFAFWVIVHLYPFLKGLMGRQNRTPTIVVLWSILLASIFSLIWVRIDPFLPKQTGPVLKHCEVECQGIGVALVCAMFFFPFIKDSYHFLFPFWCS